The DNA segment CTCGTCCCAGTCGATGTCGACCCCGGGGTGCAGCGCGGCCTTCGCCATCGGCCGCTGCAGGATCAGGCAGCGCTCGGGCTTGTGGCGGGCCATCCGGATCGCCTCGTCGAGCAGGGGCTTGTACTCGATGACCTTCTTGATCTCGATGCCGCAGGAGGCGCTGATGATGACCTTCGGCTCGGCGTCGTTGATGCGCACGGCCAGCTCGTTGGCGGCAAACCCGCCGAAGACGACCGAGTGCACGGCGCCGAGACGGGCGCAGGCGAGCATCGCGACCACCGCCTCCGGGACCATCGGCATGTAGATGATGACGCGGTCGCCCTTGCCGACGCCCAGGTCGGCGAGCGCGCCGGCGCAGGTGGCCGTCATGTCGCGCAGCTCGCGGTAGGTGAAGCTCTTGACGGTGCCGGTGACCGGGCTGTCGTAGATCAGCGCCGCCTGGTCGGCGCGCCCTCCCTCGACGTGGCGATCGAGCGCGTTGTAGCAGGAGTTGACCAGCCCCCCGGTGAACCAGCGGTAGAACGGGGCGCTGCGGTCGTCGAGGACCATGTCCCACTTGCGGTGCCAGGACACCTTCTCGCCGGCCTCGCCCCAGAAACCGTTCGGGTCCTTCAGGGAACGCGCGTAGACGTCGTCGAACCGACCCATCAAGCCTGCCCCCCCTTGCCGTCGCCTGCGCCGCCGCAGGGGCTCCCGCCCCGCCAGCCAACCTGTGCCTAGAATCGCATTGTGTGACCCCGGGCACGGGGTGTCAAGATGGGGTCGAAGCGGGTGTGTTGGCGGGCAGGTACGACGCGGGGCGCCGCGGCGATTGCCGGGCGCCCCGGGGGGAAGGGCAGCGGGGCCTTACGACCCCGCGACGACCTGGTAGGCCAGCACGCCCTGGACGAAGACCGGCTTGAAGAGCGTGTCCCCGAAGCGAAAGACGTTCGCGCCCCCGGCCTTGTCCTGCGTGTACCCGTCCGGCAGGTAATACACCGTCAGGCCGGCGGGCGGGCTGACGACCGCATAGCCGCCGGCCTGCTCGGCGAAGAACGTGCCGAAGAAGTACCAGTACGTCTTGTCCCCGAAGGGGATGCGCACGCTCGCGGCCGGGAGGGCGGGGACCATCGCGCCGGGGGGCGCCGTGACCACGATGTACGTCGTGCCCTGCTGGAGCCAGAAGATCCCCCGGTCGTAGAAGTAGGAGACGCCGCCGGCCTGGACGGGCGCGGCGCCCGGACCCGGCGCCTCGGTGCTCGTGTAGCCGGGCTTGCGATAGTACACCCCCCGCGGTGCCCGCAGCGCGGCCTGGCTCGCCTCGAGGATGGACTGGAAGTAGGCGTCGCTCTCGGCGGCGTCCTTCTGGCGGGTCTGCTCCAGCTCGTCGCGGCGCACGGCGCGGCCGGCCTCGCGGGCCTGCTCCTCCTGGGTGGAAATGGCATTGCGCTGCATTTGCATGAGCGTCCAGTCGTAGTTCCAGGACCCGCCCCACCCGCCGTTCCAGTCGTCCCAGTCGCTGGCGAAGGTGGCCCTGCCGCGGCGCTGGGCGACCTCGACGCGGCCGCGGTCGGCCGCGGCGGCCACCTGGCCGAGCAGCAGCACCGCCCAGAGGCCGGCGATGGCCGCTCCGAGCGCCCGCGCGACACTCATGACGGCGCTCATGGCGTGCCTCCCGTTTCCGGCATGAGTCGGAAGTCGCACTGCGTGGCCCCCGCCGGCGGCGCGAACGTGAAGAGGTCGTCGCCGAGATTCGGCGAGAAGTCCCAGCTCAGGAAGGTCGCCGAGAACTCCGGCGTCGCCGGCTGCTCCCGGAAGCTGACCACGATCCGCTTGATCGTGGGCTGCAGCCCGCCCTCGATCCAGAACTGCCAGTCGCTCTTGTCGCCGCTGAAGGCCAGGTGCTCCACGGTCGTCCCGCCCATCGTCGCGGAACCGACGGCGAAGCCGCGCCGGATCCGCGCGAAGGCCCGCTTCGCCGGGTCCTCGCGGAGCAGCAGCGCGAGCGGCGGCGTGAAGCCGAGCTTGTCGCGCATGCCGCCGAGGAAGTCCTCCAGGGACGCGGCGCTCGGATAGCAGGCGTAGACGTTCGTGCCCACGTCCAGGAGGGTGAACGACTTGCCGTCGTACCAGGAGCGCGTCGAGCGCTGCTCGCCGTCGTAGCTCACCCGCAGCCGGTCCGGGCGGCGCAGCTCCGTCTCGATGCGCCCGGTGAACTGCACCCGCTGGCCGGAGGGCAGCGTGGTGTCGCTGGTGACCTCGGCGACGAAGGAGAACGCCTTCGCCGACGAGAGCCGGTCCAGCGCCGACCGCAGCAACCGGTAGGCCACCGGGTCGAACCCCGCCTGGGGCGTCGTTGGGGACGTCTCCGGCGGCGCGGCCGGTGGAGCGGCCCGTGGTGCGTCGGCCGCGCGCAGCGGCTGGACGCCGGGGAGGAGCCCCGCGGCCAGGCAGACGAAGAGCCCCGATACCGCAAGTCGCATTCGCGCCTTCATTC comes from the bacterium genome and includes:
- a CDS encoding DUF6515 family protein; its protein translation is MSAVMSVARALGAAIAGLWAVLLLGQVAAAADRGRVEVAQRRGRATFASDWDDWNGGWGGSWNYDWTLMQMQRNAISTQEEQAREAGRAVRRDELEQTRQKDAAESDAYFQSILEASQAALRAPRGVYYRKPGYTSTEAPGPGAAPVQAGGVSYFYDRGIFWLQQGTTYIVVTAPPGAMVPALPAASVRIPFGDKTYWYFFGTFFAEQAGGYAVVSPPAGLTVYYLPDGYTQDKAGGANVFRFGDTLFKPVFVQGVLAYQVVAGS
- a CDS encoding DUF2092 domain-containing protein — translated: MRLAVSGLFVCLAAGLLPGVQPLRAADAPRAAPPAAPPETSPTTPQAGFDPVAYRLLRSALDRLSSAKAFSFVAEVTSDTTLPSGQRVQFTGRIETELRRPDRLRVSYDGEQRSTRSWYDGKSFTLLDVGTNVYACYPSAASLEDFLGGMRDKLGFTPPLALLLREDPAKRAFARIRRGFAVGSATMGGTTVEHLAFSGDKSDWQFWIEGGLQPTIKRIVVSFREQPATPEFSATFLSWDFSPNLGDDLFTFAPPAGATQCDFRLMPETGGTP